The Cyanobacteriota bacterium genome has a window encoding:
- a CDS encoding efflux RND transporter permease subunit, whose amino-acid sequence GAMGETLGKFLSAAAQNPQLSRLRPTFNANTPQISVEVDRVKANALQVSPQDIFNTLQIFLGSTYVNDFNQFERTYRVYVQADQRFRANPEDINKLYVRSRRGEMIALSNLVTVKQTIGPSIISHYNLFRSIEITGAAAPGVSSGQAIKAMESIAKQVLPRGFGFQWSGLSLEEVESGGQAILIFGLGVVFVYLTLAAQYESYIDPLVIMLTVPLAILGALFAVLVRGLTNDVYTQIGFVMLIGMASKNAILIVEFANQLRAEGWPITKAVVEACRERLRPILMTAISTIIGAVPLFIASGAGAAARRSLGTTIIGGMGIATLLSLFVVPVLYIVIKSAEARFYERRQLAATVAMDVTGHAYTNDHYGDNGYYNGTSSSKISSTDHQYPDLSNKADAKSSRASDHSYPD is encoded by the coding sequence TGGTGCCATGGGTGAAACCTTGGGCAAGTTTCTTAGTGCTGCTGCCCAAAATCCGCAACTGTCTCGACTGCGCCCAACATTTAATGCCAATACTCCCCAAATCTCGGTAGAGGTCGATCGGGTTAAGGCCAACGCTCTACAAGTTTCCCCTCAAGATATTTTCAATACCTTGCAGATTTTCCTTGGCTCCACCTATGTCAACGATTTCAACCAGTTTGAGCGCACCTACCGAGTGTATGTGCAAGCAGACCAGAGGTTTCGTGCCAATCCTGAAGACATCAACAAGCTGTATGTTCGATCGCGGCGGGGTGAGATGATCGCCCTCAGCAATCTAGTCACGGTGAAGCAGACCATTGGCCCCTCTATCATTAGCCACTACAATCTGTTCCGCTCCATTGAGATTACTGGCGCTGCTGCACCTGGTGTCAGTTCTGGGCAAGCGATTAAAGCGATGGAATCGATCGCCAAGCAAGTATTACCTAGGGGCTTTGGCTTCCAATGGTCAGGACTATCTCTAGAGGAGGTCGAGTCTGGCGGACAGGCTATCTTGATCTTTGGCTTGGGGGTTGTCTTTGTGTACCTCACCCTAGCCGCCCAATACGAAAGCTATATTGACCCGTTAGTCATCATGCTGACCGTGCCTCTGGCCATCTTAGGGGCGTTGTTTGCAGTGCTGGTGCGGGGCTTAACCAATGATGTATACACCCAAATTGGCTTTGTTATGTTGATTGGGATGGCGAGTAAAAATGCCATTTTGATCGTGGAATTTGCCAATCAACTGCGGGCTGAGGGTTGGCCAATTACAAAGGCAGTGGTTGAAGCCTGTAGAGAACGATTACGGCCTATTTTGATGACTGCCATTTCTACCATCATTGGTGCTGTGCCGCTGTTTATTGCCTCTGGGGCAGGGGCAGCCGCCCGTCGATCACTGGGCACTACTATCATTGGGGGCATGGGCATTGCGACTCTCCTAAGTTTGTTTGTGGTTCCTGTCTTGTATATTGTGATCAAGTCGGCTGAAGCCCGCTTCTATGAGCGTCGCCAACTCGCGGCAACTGTAGCCATGGATGTTACAGGCCACGCCTATACCAATGACCACTATGGCGACAATGGTTACTACAACGGAACTAGCAGTAGCAAAATTTCCTCCACAGACCACCAGTATCCTGATCTCAGCAATAAAGCCGATGCTAAATCCAGCAGAGCTAGTGATCACAGTTACCCCGATTGA
- a CDS encoding DUF1643 domain-containing protein, with protein sequence MQQDAQFDSTGQYRYSLWRQWNAEGDRLVFIMLNPSTADAQHNDPTIRRCLGFARRWGYGCLVTVNLFAYRTPYPHHLCRVPDPVGPETDRYLLQAVHQADRVIAAWGNAGQLWRDRVCHVLHLVTPNIPLWCLGLTTLGQPRHPLYAKADSVPIPWDGRIGTSPSR encoded by the coding sequence ATGCAGCAGGATGCTCAGTTCGACTCTACAGGACAGTATCGCTATAGCCTGTGGCGACAGTGGAATGCCGAGGGCGATCGCCTAGTTTTTATCATGCTGAATCCCAGCACTGCCGATGCTCAGCACAATGACCCCACCATTCGTCGCTGTCTAGGGTTTGCCCGGCGATGGGGCTATGGCTGCTTGGTGACGGTCAACCTGTTTGCCTACCGCACGCCCTATCCTCACCATCTCTGCCGGGTTCCTGACCCCGTGGGGCCAGAGACCGATCGCTATCTGCTTCAGGCCGTGCATCAGGCCGATCGGGTGATTGCTGCTTGGGGGAATGCAGGTCAGCTCTGGCGCGATCGGGTGTGCCACGTGCTGCACTTAGTTACACCTAACATCCCCCTGTGGTGCCTAGGACTCACAACCCTTGGACAACCACGCCACCCCCTCTACGCCAAAGCTGACTCAGTTCCTATTCCTTGGGATGGGAGGATAGGGACTAGCCCCAGTCGTTGA
- a CDS encoding YraN family protein: protein MTKTTKDLGKLGEDLVARWLVDQSWQVVAQGWHCRWGELDIVAHHAADATLAFVEVKTRSRGNWDMDGLLAITPQKQQKLWQAAQLFLADYPDLVTSACRFDVALVHCRPIPVPSASTRSPLLSVITNPTPMQLGQLQLGQPVDYHGYRLVLQDYIIAAFDSI, encoded by the coding sequence ATGACCAAAACCACCAAAGACCTAGGCAAATTAGGGGAAGATTTAGTGGCCCGTTGGCTAGTGGATCAAAGTTGGCAGGTTGTAGCCCAAGGCTGGCACTGTCGTTGGGGTGAGTTAGATATCGTTGCTCACCACGCGGCAGACGCAACCCTAGCCTTTGTGGAAGTCAAAACCCGCAGCCGGGGCAACTGGGATATGGATGGCCTGTTAGCCATCACCCCACAAAAACAGCAAAAGCTGTGGCAGGCAGCCCAGCTATTTCTGGCAGACTATCCTGACCTGGTAACCTCGGCCTGTCGCTTTGATGTAGCCCTAGTACACTGTCGGCCTATACCTGTGCCCTCTGCATCAACACGATCGCCCCTCCTATCGGTAATCACCAATCCAACACCGATGCAACTAGGGCAGCTTCAGCTAGGGCAGCCCGTGGATTACCATGGCTATCGTCTCGTCCTACAGGATTACATCATCGCTGCATTTGATAGTATTTGA
- a CDS encoding DUF1361 domain-containing protein, which translates to MHWSELATHTLCAIGIYLGRFRRFHSWDLVTDPGNVLISTLDDLTSQRSVLVMVVTCLILASLYWIAKQITLGLVLRVRYSPLGIDGLE; encoded by the coding sequence ATTCATTGGTCTGAGTTGGCAACCCATACCCTATGCGCGATCGGCATCTATTTGGGTAGATTTCGCCGCTTCCACAGTTGGGATTTAGTCACTGACCCTGGCAATGTCCTGATCAGCACCCTAGATGACCTGACCAGTCAGCGCTCTGTCTTAGTTATGGTGGTCACATGCTTGATTTTGGCTAGCTTGTACTGGATTGCAAAACAAATCACCCTAGGGTTGGTGTTGCGTGTGCGCTACTCCCCACTGGGGATTGATGGCCTAGAGTAG
- a CDS encoding tetratricopeptide repeat protein translates to MLSNKPSLPSPNPSDLAELAMLEPAFVARHAKALDKIALFADLSEGFTVGIVEVDLERDRTLAIQALTHRADTAHIQWVLLHLDQPDLRYLLDAITTALKQVPLVPEKKPVLLLTGLERAIGGYGDHPPLLSNFNFARDTYARQLPYPVLFWLPSYAVTRFAQFAPDVWAWKSMEVRLPSDLPPPDQALSALVPIANTQRLLPVAPERFDLLHRLLQEYRSPSPSRADLLHQLGQAYKSHLDYPRAEQAYQEALQLYQTLGNNLGVAKASNNLAELYRALGRYAEAEPRYVRSLEILLQVLGQDHPSTQTVRNNFRTCLQAAVVAGQAGELSDHPLTQAMLAQLAGDGGATDA, encoded by the coding sequence ATGCTTTCCAACAAGCCCTCGCTGCCCTCACCCAATCCCAGTGATCTGGCTGAGCTAGCCATGCTGGAGCCAGCCTTTGTTGCCCGTCATGCCAAGGCGCTGGACAAGATTGCCCTGTTTGCCGACCTATCGGAGGGGTTTACCGTGGGCATCGTGGAGGTTGATCTGGAGCGCGATCGCACCCTAGCCATCCAAGCCTTGACCCACCGGGCTGACACTGCCCACATCCAGTGGGTGCTCCTGCACCTTGACCAGCCTGACCTGCGCTACCTACTCGATGCCATCACCACTGCCCTTAAGCAGGTGCCTCTGGTGCCAGAGAAAAAGCCGGTGTTGCTGCTGACAGGGCTAGAACGGGCGATCGGCGGCTACGGCGACCATCCCCCCCTGCTTAGCAACTTTAACTTTGCCCGCGACACCTATGCCCGCCAACTCCCCTATCCTGTGCTGTTTTGGCTGCCCAGCTATGCTGTTACTCGCTTTGCCCAGTTTGCACCCGATGTCTGGGCCTGGAAATCCATGGAGGTGCGCCTGCCTAGTGACCTGCCTCCCCCCGACCAAGCTCTGTCTGCCCTAGTGCCCATTGCCAACACCCAGCGGCTGTTGCCCGTCGCCCCCGAACGGTTTGACCTGTTGCATCGCCTGCTGCAAGAGTATCGCAGCCCCAGCCCCAGCCGCGCCGACCTGCTGCACCAACTGGGGCAGGCTTATAAATCTCATCTCGACTACCCCAGGGCCGAGCAGGCATACCAAGAGGCACTCCAGCTTTACCAAACCCTAGGGAACAACCTAGGGGTAGCCAAGGCCAGTAACAATCTGGCTGAGTTGTACCGTGCCCTGGGGCGCTACGCCGAGGCGGAACCCCGCTATGTCCGTAGTCTGGAGATTTTGCTTCAGGTGTTGGGGCAAGACCATCCCAGCACCCAAACAGTGCGGAACAATTTCCGTACCTGTCTGCAAGCAGCGGTGGTGGCGGGGCAGGCGGGGGAACTCTCCGATCATCCCCTCACCCAGGCAATGTTGGCACAGTTGGCAGGGGATGGCGGAGCAACGGATGCCTAG
- the aspS gene encoding aspartate--tRNA ligase: MRTYYCGQLNAEHIGETVTLFGWVDRRRDHGGVIFLDLRDRSGIVQIVSDPNRTPDSYHLAESLRNEYVVKVIGRVTQRPDESLNPKLATGEVEIYADYIEVLNSVRRQLPFQVSSAEAEPVREELRLRYRYLDLRRERMSQNLKLRHELVKAIRRYLEDVEGFIEVETPILTKSTPEGARDYLVPSRVNPSEWFALPQSPQLFKQILMIAGVDRYYQIARCFRDEDLRADRQPEFTQLDMEMSFMTRDEILALNEGLVCHLLKTLKGIDYPRPFPRLTYQEAMDRYGSDKPDTRFGLELVDVSDVVKDSGFKVFAEAVAKGGIVKILPIPGGNDLVSNVRIKPGGDLFKEATDMGAKGLAYIRVRADGEIDTIGAIKDNLTDAQKQAILQRTGAQAGHLLLFGAGDKATVNKTLDRLRQCLGRELGLIDPEAINLLWVVDFPMFEWIPEEKRLDAAHNPFSAPYPEDVDDLKTARSLAYDLVFNGFEAAGGSVRIHQPELQTQVFELIGLSPEEAQDKFGFFLEAFEYGAPPHGGIAYGIDRWVMLLAGEESIRDAIAFPKTQQARCLLTNAPSDVDPQQLKELYVASTYKPKAKGT, translated from the coding sequence ATGCGTACCTACTATTGTGGTCAACTCAATGCCGAGCACATTGGTGAAACCGTTACCTTGTTTGGGTGGGTTGATCGTCGCCGAGATCACGGTGGAGTAATTTTTCTCGACCTGCGGGATCGGTCGGGCATCGTCCAAATTGTCAGCGATCCCAACCGCACCCCTGACTCTTACCACCTGGCTGAATCCTTGCGCAACGAATACGTGGTCAAGGTAATAGGACGAGTTACCCAACGACCAGACGAGTCCCTAAACCCTAAACTGGCTACGGGCGAGGTGGAAATCTACGCCGATTACATCGAAGTGTTGAACAGCGTTCGCCGTCAGTTGCCTTTTCAGGTATCGAGTGCTGAAGCAGAACCCGTGCGGGAAGAGTTGCGCCTGCGTTACCGCTACCTAGACCTGCGGCGAGAGCGCATGAGCCAAAATCTAAAACTGCGCCATGAGCTGGTTAAGGCCATCCGTCGCTATCTGGAGGACGTAGAAGGGTTCATAGAGGTGGAAACCCCCATCCTTACCAAGTCTACTCCAGAGGGAGCGCGAGACTATTTGGTGCCCTCGCGGGTGAATCCTAGCGAATGGTTTGCCTTGCCCCAGTCGCCCCAACTGTTCAAGCAGATTCTCATGATTGCGGGGGTCGATCGCTATTACCAAATTGCTCGCTGTTTTCGGGATGAAGACTTGCGTGCCGATCGTCAGCCAGAATTCACCCAGTTGGATATGGAAATGAGCTTCATGACGCGGGATGAAATCTTGGCGCTGAATGAGGGCTTGGTCTGCCATCTGCTGAAAACCCTAAAGGGCATTGACTATCCCCGTCCCTTTCCCCGGCTGACTTACCAAGAAGCTATGGATCGCTATGGCTCTGACAAGCCTGATACGCGCTTTGGGCTAGAGTTGGTGGATGTGTCTGATGTGGTCAAAGACTCTGGCTTCAAGGTGTTTGCAGAAGCTGTGGCCAAGGGCGGCATTGTTAAGATTTTGCCCATACCTGGTGGCAACGATCTGGTGTCAAATGTGCGCATTAAACCGGGTGGAGACCTGTTCAAAGAAGCTACGGATATGGGAGCCAAGGGTCTGGCCTACATTCGCGTGCGTGCAGATGGCGAGATTGACACGATCGGCGCTATTAAAGACAATCTGACGGATGCCCAGAAGCAGGCAATCTTGCAACGAACGGGGGCACAGGCTGGACACTTGCTGTTGTTTGGAGCAGGTGACAAGGCAACGGTTAACAAAACGCTGGATCGCCTACGGCAGTGCTTGGGACGAGAACTAGGCTTAATTGACCCAGAGGCCATTAACCTGCTGTGGGTAGTAGACTTTCCTATGTTTGAATGGATTCCAGAGGAAAAGCGCCTCGATGCTGCCCATAACCCCTTCTCAGCTCCCTACCCAGAAGATGTTGACGACCTCAAGACTGCTCGCTCCCTAGCCTATGATTTGGTGTTCAACGGTTTTGAGGCAGCCGGTGGCAGTGTCCGTATCCACCAGCCAGAGCTACAGACCCAAGTGTTTGAGCTAATTGGCCTCTCGCCTGAGGAAGCTCAAGATAAGTTTGGGTTTTTCTTAGAAGCCTTTGAGTATGGTGCCCCCCCTCACGGCGGTATTGCCTACGGGATCGATCGCTGGGTCATGCTGCTAGCGGGGGAAGAGTCGATTCGGGATGCGATCGCCTTCCCCAAAACCCAGCAAGCTCGCTGTCTGTTGACCAATGCTCCCTCTGACGTAGATCCGCAGCAGTTAAAGGAACTTTATGTTGCTTCCACCTATAAACCCAAGGCTAAGGGGACTTGA
- a CDS encoding PEP-CTERM sorting domain-containing protein (PEP-CTERM proteins occur, often in large numbers, in the proteomes of bacteria that also encode an exosortase, a predicted intramembrane cysteine proteinase. The presence of a PEP-CTERM domain at a protein's C-terminus predicts cleavage within the sorting domain, followed by covalent anchoring to some some component of the (usually Gram-negative) cell surface. Many PEP-CTERM proteins exhibit an unusual sequence composition that includes large numbers of potential glycosylation sites. Expression of one such protein has been shown restore the ability of a bacterium to form floc, a type of biofilm.), translating into MIASIKASIFSLVLGIATFGANAAQAYGLYQFTVTWQDGAVSEGRVTIDLDNPRIDVTDNSSAFSYRQREWQFVDFFLAHRGRTYSLADLYGGYINQYEFPVTSAYYPVYGSAVNYLYAEIWNDGKPLVAIHRVDIASRSRSDYGPSVDYAYGVKALDSNWVGPVLLNPPDDGEPVPGGGAAIPEPMTVAGLALAGAGLLAYQRQRYPKL; encoded by the coding sequence ATGATTGCAAGCATTAAAGCATCAATTTTCAGCCTGGTCTTAGGCATAGCCACTTTTGGGGCAAATGCTGCTCAAGCCTATGGGCTGTATCAGTTTACAGTTACTTGGCAGGATGGGGCTGTGAGTGAAGGGCGAGTAACGATCGATCTTGACAATCCCAGAATCGATGTTACGGACAATAGCAGTGCGTTTAGTTATCGGCAGCGGGAATGGCAGTTTGTGGATTTTTTTCTAGCCCATCGCGGCAGAACCTACAGTCTAGCTGACCTATACGGTGGCTACATCAACCAGTACGAATTCCCAGTTACGTCAGCCTACTATCCGGTTTACGGCAGTGCCGTGAATTATCTATACGCTGAGATTTGGAACGATGGTAAACCGTTGGTTGCCATTCATCGGGTTGATATTGCCTCTCGGTCTCGTTCAGACTATGGCCCTAGTGTCGATTATGCTTATGGCGTTAAGGCACTTGACTCTAACTGGGTAGGGCCAGTATTGCTGAATCCACCAGATGATGGAGAACCTGTGCCCGGAGGTGGTGCGGCCATTCCAGAGCCAATGACAGTTGCTGGGTTAGCGCTAGCAGGGGCAGGATTACTGGCCTATCAACGCCAGCGCTATCCAAAGCTCTAG
- the hemL gene encoding glutamate-1-semialdehyde 2,1-aminomutase, whose protein sequence is MNATPLKTAKSEEIFAAAQKLMPGGVSSPVRAFKSVGGNPIVFDRVQGAYIWDVDGNQYIDYVGTWGPAICGHAHPVVIEALQAALHKGTSFGAPCVLENVLAEMVIDAVPSVEMVRFVNSGTEACMSVLRLMRAFTGREKLIKFEGCYHGHADMFLVKAGSGVATLGLPDSPGVPKSVASNTLTAPFNDLEAVKALFAGNPDQIAGVILEPVVGNSGFIPPDAGFLEGLRELTRDHGALLTFDEVMTGFRIAYGGAQEKFGVTPDLTTLGKVIGGGLPVGAYGGRRDIMAMVAPAGPMYQAGTLSGNPLAMTAGIKTLELLQKPGTYEHLDRITKRLTDGLLQIAKETGHAACGGQISGMFGFFFTEGPVRNYEDAKASDLQKFSRFHRGMLEQGVYLAPSQFEAGFTSLAHTDEDIDRTLAAARTVMASL, encoded by the coding sequence TTGAACGCAACCCCACTTAAGACCGCTAAATCAGAAGAAATCTTTGCTGCTGCCCAAAAGCTTATGCCAGGAGGCGTGAGTTCGCCTGTGCGGGCATTTAAGTCCGTGGGTGGCAACCCGATCGTGTTCGATCGTGTACAGGGTGCCTACATTTGGGATGTAGACGGTAACCAGTACATTGACTACGTGGGCACGTGGGGGCCTGCCATCTGTGGTCATGCCCATCCTGTGGTGATAGAAGCTCTGCAAGCAGCACTGCACAAGGGCACTAGCTTTGGTGCGCCCTGTGTCTTAGAAAACGTATTAGCCGAGATGGTGATTGACGCGGTGCCCAGTGTAGAAATGGTGCGATTTGTCAACTCTGGTACAGAAGCCTGCATGTCTGTGCTGCGACTCATGCGGGCATTTACAGGCCGGGAAAAACTGATTAAATTTGAGGGCTGCTATCACGGTCACGCAGACATGTTTCTCGTTAAGGCTGGCTCTGGCGTGGCCACATTAGGCTTACCTGACTCCCCCGGTGTGCCTAAGTCTGTAGCTAGTAACACTCTCACTGCACCCTTCAACGACCTAGAGGCTGTCAAAGCCCTGTTTGCCGGAAATCCTGACCAGATTGCTGGTGTGATTCTAGAGCCTGTGGTGGGCAATTCTGGATTCATCCCACCCGATGCGGGTTTTCTGGAAGGGCTACGGGAACTCACTCGTGACCACGGGGCACTCTTGACCTTTGACGAGGTGATGACTGGTTTCCGGATTGCCTACGGTGGCGCTCAGGAAAAGTTTGGGGTAACCCCAGACCTGACAACCCTAGGGAAAGTGATCGGGGGCGGATTACCAGTAGGTGCCTATGGCGGCAGACGCGACATTATGGCGATGGTGGCTCCCGCAGGGCCAATGTATCAAGCAGGTACGTTGTCAGGTAATCCCCTAGCAATGACCGCTGGCATTAAGACTCTGGAGCTATTGCAGAAACCAGGTACCTATGAACATCTCGATCGCATTACCAAGCGCCTTACCGATGGGCTGTTGCAAATCGCCAAGGAAACGGGTCATGCAGCCTGCGGTGGTCAGATTAGTGGCATGTTTGGCTTTTTCTTCACTGAGGGGCCAGTGCGCAACTATGAGGATGCTAAAGCGTCTGATCTGCAAAAGTTTAGCCGCTTCCACCGGGGTATGTTAGAGCAGGGCGTGTATTTAGCTCCCTCACAGTTTGAGGCTGGCTTCACCTCCCTAGCCCATACTGACGAAGACATCGATCGCACTCTAGCGGCTGCCCGCACAGTGATGGCGAGTCTGTAG
- a CDS encoding Uma2 family endonuclease produces MMTIQPMTITSGKLQTSTIRLPMTLEEYLNYDDGTETRYELVDGVLVEMGAETDRNVLIGLFLLVTFSRLLPLAQLRRGTELETPRSKATSRYPDLIVLTEAGSAALVGDQRSLITLEMPAPALVVEVVSPGDEESDNYRRDYIEKRQEYAA; encoded by the coding sequence ATGATGACAATTCAGCCCATGACGATCACCTCTGGCAAGCTACAGACTAGCACTATACGTCTCCCCATGACCCTTGAGGAGTACCTGAACTATGACGACGGCACGGAGACTCGCTATGAACTGGTGGATGGGGTGCTAGTGGAAATGGGGGCTGAGACTGATCGCAACGTGTTAATTGGCCTATTCCTGCTAGTCACCTTTTCCCGATTGCTGCCTTTAGCCCAACTTCGCCGTGGCACAGAATTGGAAACGCCTAGAAGTAAGGCAACGAGCCGATACCCCGATTTGATCGTTTTAACCGAGGCAGGATCCGCAGCCTTAGTGGGTGATCAGCGATCGCTCATTACCTTAGAAATGCCTGCCCCAGCGTTGGTGGTAGAAGTAGTCTCCCCTGGTGATGAAGAGAGTGACAACTACCGTCGAGACTACATCGAGAAACGTCAGGAATATGCAGC